One genomic region from Balaenoptera acutorostrata chromosome 1, mBalAcu1.1, whole genome shotgun sequence encodes:
- the ZFP69B gene encoding zinc finger protein 69 homolog B isoform X2: MLENYGNLVSVGYQLSKPGVISQLEKGEEPWLMEREISGGPSPDLEDETETKESVLKNDISWEELHHDLMMERSTRGSTLVSTLGRVSKCHKLENHQENQGMGAGQIPLIHKKTLTQESGQESNRCVKSINVCSKVIPGPIDPPRKRHHKYDISRKKSRCNLGLINHSRNYTRMKTFECNICEKIFKQLIHLTEHMRIHTGEKPFRCKECGKAFSQSSSLIPHQRIHTGEKPYECKECGKTFRHPSSLTQHVRIHTGEKPYECGVCEKAFSQSIGLIQHLRTHVREKPFTCKDCGKAFFQIRHLRQHEIIHTGVKPYICNVCSKTFSHSTYLTQHQRTHTGERPYKCKECGKAFSQRIHLSIHQRVHTGVKPYECSHCGKAFRHDSSFAKHQRIHTGEKPYDCNECGKAFSCSSSLIRHCKTHLRNSFSNDM; the protein is encoded by the coding sequence acTTGGAAGATGAAACAGAAACCAAAGAGTCAGTCTTAAAGAATGACATCTCATGGGAAGAATTACACCATGACCTGATGATGGAAAGGTCCACAAGAGGAAGCACCTTGGTTTCCACATTGGGAAGGGTCTCCAAATGTCATAAGTTAGAAAACCACCAGGAGAACCAAGGGATGGGTGCAGGGCAAATCCCCTTGATCCACAAGAAAACACTCACGCAGGAGAGCGGCCAAGAATCTAACAGATGTGTGAAAAGTATTAATGTGTGCTCAAAAGTTATTCCAGGACCAATAGATCCTCCAAGAAAAAGACACCATAAATATGACATATCTAGAAAGAAAAGTAGATGCAATTTAGGTTTGATTAATCATTCAAGGAATTATACAAGAATGAAAACCTTTGAATGTAATATTTGTGAGAAAATCTTCAAACAGCTCATTCATCTTACAGAACACatgagaattcatactggagagaaacctttcagatgtaaagaatgtggaaaagcctttagCCAAAGTTCATCCCTTATTCCACATCAGAGAATCCATACTGGCGAGAAACCCTATGAGTGTAAAGAATGCGGGAAAACCTTCAGACATCCATCATCTCTTACTCAACATGTTAGAATTCATActggggagaaaccctatgaatgtggTGTATGTGAGAAAGCATTCAGCCAGAGCATTGGGCTGATCCAGCATCTGAGAACTCATGTCAGAGAGAAACCTTTTACATGCAAAGACTGTGGAAAAGCATTTTTCCAGATTAGACACCTCAGGCAACATGAGATTATTCATACTGGTGTGAAACCCTATATTTGTAATGTATGCAGTAAAACCTTCAGCCACAGCACATACCTAACTCAACACCAGAGAACTCATACTGGGGAAAGACCAtataaatgtaaggaatgtgggaaagcctttagccAGAGAATACATCTTTCTATCCATCAAAGAGTCCATACTGGAGTGAAACCGTATGAATGCAGTCattgtgggaaagccttcaggcATGATTCGTCCTTTGCtaaacatcagagaattcatactggagaaaaaccatatgattgtaatgaatgtggaaaagccttcagcTGTAGTTCATCACTTATTCGACATTGCAAAACACATTTAAGAAATTCCTTCAGCAATGATATGtga